A genomic stretch from Chryseobacterium sp. SNU WT5 includes:
- a CDS encoding ferric siderophore ABC transporter substrate-binding protein → MHYTVQHKRNEDKDRRNSLLLTLLISLLIFLGIFFYKFTKITEKPEEVTTMLINFGDNREGAQIEEPANEEGSLATNNEAAETQPVIEEAKPIVKEKMITGTNPVTSVTKADKASPNKTQNKVTTSKKIPSKTTASKAATPNSKTGNGDGKGNAAIGNLLKGRGTKPGTQGNKDTAGNLGDPLGGDGNGDSKIGIDRKLIGFIPGTMGRGGAQPANNCSASGTINVSYTVDKAGNVVSARRLSGVSDPCVVSSSVKWVKTYVKAERASTSSTGTYSITF, encoded by the coding sequence ATGCATTATACCGTTCAACATAAAAGAAACGAAGATAAAGACCGAAGAAACAGCCTCCTCCTGACGTTGTTGATCTCACTATTGATTTTTCTAGGAATTTTCTTTTATAAGTTCACTAAAATCACCGAAAAGCCGGAAGAAGTTACCACCATGCTTATCAATTTTGGAGATAACCGAGAAGGAGCCCAAATCGAAGAGCCTGCGAATGAAGAAGGGAGTCTAGCTACAAATAACGAAGCTGCAGAGACCCAACCCGTAATTGAGGAAGCTAAGCCTATCGTAAAAGAAAAGATGATTACCGGAACTAATCCTGTAACCAGTGTAACCAAAGCCGACAAAGCGAGTCCTAATAAAACGCAAAACAAAGTAACCACTAGTAAAAAAATACCGAGCAAAACAACAGCTTCAAAAGCAGCCACACCCAATTCTAAAACAGGAAATGGAGATGGAAAAGGAAATGCAGCCATTGGAAACCTATTGAAAGGTCGCGGTACAAAACCCGGAACGCAAGGAAACAAAGACACTGCAGGAAATTTAGGTGATCCATTAGGTGGCGACGGAAATGGAGATAGTAAAATTGGTATTGACCGAAAACTCATTGGATTTATTCCAGGTACTATGGGCCGTGGTGGTGCGCAGCCCGCTAATAATTGTTCTGCAAGTGGAACGATCAATGTATCTTACACAGTCGACAAAGCAGGTAATGTGGTTTCTGCCAGGCGATTAAGTGGCGTATCGGATCCCTGTGTTGTTTCAAGTTCTGTAAAGTGGGTCAAGACTTATGTGAAAGCTGAAAGAGCAAGCACCTCTTCTACAGGGACTTACAGCATTACTTTTTAA
- a CDS encoding IS1595 family transposase — protein sequence MNIFSFGVEFSSEEDCISHFQAERDKIGVSCKCGKTDFFWIKSRLSYECKSCRKRTSLRSGTIMENSNLSFLVWYKAMFLMSATKKGFSAKEMQRQLGLKRYEPVWAMMHKLRKAMGKRDERYTLEGMIEMDEGYFTVESTELEQEKGIRGRGAVGKQNVAVMAESTPLENIETGESSKSCRYFKAIVLEDHTAEGINETIKESLAESSIVFTDQSTSYVDISQLVEIHISEKSSKETTKDTLRWVHIFISNAKRNLLGNYHKIKRKNLQLYLNEFVYKLNRRYFEDKLFDRLVIASITGV from the coding sequence ATGAATATTTTTAGTTTTGGCGTAGAGTTTAGCAGTGAAGAGGATTGTATATCTCATTTCCAAGCAGAACGTGACAAAATTGGTGTTTCCTGCAAGTGCGGAAAAACTGATTTTTTTTGGATTAAAAGCAGATTAAGTTACGAGTGTAAATCTTGTAGAAAGCGAACTTCATTACGAAGTGGAACCATCATGGAAAATTCTAATTTGTCCTTTCTAGTTTGGTATAAAGCGATGTTTTTGATGAGTGCAACAAAAAAAGGATTTTCTGCTAAAGAAATGCAAAGACAATTAGGTTTGAAGCGCTATGAGCCAGTTTGGGCCATGATGCACAAATTGAGAAAAGCGATGGGAAAACGAGATGAAAGATACACTTTAGAGGGCATGATTGAAATGGATGAAGGGTATTTTACAGTTGAATCTACAGAATTGGAACAAGAGAAAGGAATTCGTGGAAGAGGAGCAGTTGGAAAGCAAAATGTTGCAGTGATGGCGGAATCTACGCCATTAGAAAATATAGAAACAGGAGAATCATCGAAATCTTGTAGATATTTTAAAGCAATAGTATTAGAAGATCATACAGCAGAGGGAATTAATGAGACTATTAAAGAATCTTTGGCAGAATCCAGCATAGTTTTTACAGATCAAAGCACGTCATATGTTGATATATCACAACTTGTAGAAATTCATATTTCAGAAAAATCTTCGAAAGAAACTACAAAAGATACTTTGCGTTGGGTTCACATATTTATCAGTAATGCGAAAAGGAATTTATTAGGAAATTACCACAAAATAAAACGCAAAAACCTTCAACTTTATCTAAATGAGTTTGTTTATAAGTTAAATCGGAGATATTTTGAAGATAAACTGTTCGATAGACTTGTGATAGCAAGCATTACAGGAGTATGA
- a CDS encoding ExbD/TolR family protein translates to MELKRKNRVNAEFSMASMTDIIFLLLIFFMITSSAISQSAIDVKLPKATANNPSVQDPSVVTIKEDGRYFVNDKEIPKEQLEEYLVNTLKDVEKPSFTIRADENTKHKDVVFVMGIAESHQYNLAIATTQEN, encoded by the coding sequence ATGGAATTAAAGAGAAAAAACAGAGTCAATGCCGAGTTCAGTATGGCATCGATGACGGATATTATTTTTCTGTTGTTGATTTTCTTTATGATCACGAGTTCTGCCATCAGTCAAAGCGCAATAGATGTGAAATTGCCAAAAGCCACCGCTAACAATCCAAGTGTTCAGGATCCTTCAGTGGTGACCATCAAAGAAGACGGCAGGTATTTTGTAAATGATAAGGAGATCCCAAAAGAACAGCTTGAAGAATATTTGGTCAATACATTAAAAGACGTAGAGAAACCTTCATTTACTATTCGTGCTGATGAAAATACCAAACATAAAGATGTAGTTTTTGTGATGGGAATTGCAGAAAGTCACCAGTATAATCTGGCTATTGCAACAACCCAGGAAAATTAA
- a CDS encoding bifunctional folylpolyglutamate synthase/dihydrofolate synthase: MTNEQYEEAIHWLFAQLANYQNDGQKAYKPGLYNIRKLCDLFGNPQEQLKTIHIGGTNGKGSTSNMLASVLQEAGYNVGLYNSPHLIDFTERIKVNGANCDKEFVYQFIEKLRNLPEEISPSFFEFTTIMAFEYFHKKKVDYAIIEVGLGGRLDSTNIILPMISAITNVALDHQDVLGNTIEEISFEKAGIIKPNIPIISGAENPIVTTIIKTTAAKQNARFVDASTITTDLESDLKGNYQQKNIKVVLALIAELQQLGVQVSNENIEKGLLNVYKNTNFIGRWFEFSQDPLIICDTAHNQAGLEQVFAQLDSIPKFKHIILGFVAEKNIDEVLQILPVHAVFHFVKPKVNRGRHPEDYENLLKKSKINYKIFSTVDEAYLFAKQQLKKEEMIFIGGSNFIVGEFLEKNLEH; the protein is encoded by the coding sequence ATGACAAATGAACAATACGAGGAAGCGATTCATTGGCTTTTCGCACAACTTGCGAATTACCAAAACGATGGTCAGAAAGCCTATAAACCAGGCTTGTATAACATCAGAAAACTTTGTGACTTGTTTGGAAATCCTCAAGAGCAATTAAAAACTATTCACATTGGTGGGACCAACGGCAAAGGGTCCACAAGTAACATGCTTGCCTCTGTCCTGCAGGAAGCTGGTTACAATGTAGGACTATATAACTCGCCACATCTCATTGATTTTACAGAAAGAATAAAAGTAAATGGTGCGAACTGTGACAAAGAATTTGTTTATCAATTTATTGAGAAATTAAGAAATCTACCTGAGGAAATCTCACCTTCTTTCTTTGAGTTTACGACGATCATGGCTTTCGAATATTTTCATAAAAAGAAAGTAGATTACGCGATTATTGAAGTCGGTCTAGGTGGCCGATTAGATTCTACCAATATCATTTTGCCCATGATTTCTGCCATTACCAATGTCGCTTTGGATCATCAGGATGTATTAGGAAATACAATTGAAGAAATTTCTTTCGAAAAGGCAGGGATAATTAAACCAAACATTCCCATTATTTCTGGTGCCGAAAATCCCATCGTCACTACGATCATTAAAACAACAGCAGCAAAACAAAATGCACGATTCGTAGACGCATCTACAATTACAACAGATCTAGAATCTGATCTAAAAGGCAATTATCAACAGAAAAATATCAAAGTCGTATTAGCTTTGATTGCAGAATTACAACAACTGGGGGTACAAGTCTCTAATGAGAATATAGAAAAAGGGCTTTTGAACGTATATAAAAACACCAACTTCATTGGTCGCTGGTTTGAGTTTTCCCAAGATCCACTGATTATCTGTGATACCGCTCACAATCAGGCAGGTTTGGAGCAGGTTTTTGCGCAGCTTGATTCCATTCCAAAGTTTAAACATATCATCTTAGGATTTGTTGCTGAAAAAAACATTGATGAAGTTTTACAGATTCTTCCAGTTCATGCAGTGTTCCATTTTGTAAAACCTAAGGTTAACCGAGGGCGCCATCCTGAAGATTATGAGAATTTATTAAAAAAATCAAAAATAAATTACAAAATTTTTTCTACTGTAGATGAAGCCTATCTTTTTGCAAAACAACAACTTAAAAAAGAGGAAATGATTTTTATAGGTGGCAGCAACTTTATCGTTGGAGAATTTTTAGAAAAAAATTTGGAACATTAG
- a CDS encoding tyrosine-type recombinase/integrase produces the protein MNEESILKFRIELQNLGYCEAVVNSYPKQIRWFLDYCKKEKEDITSRDILDYHKSLETTKSRVTKSNLSQSSIAGKMRSIRLYFDYLQRIGEIKINPYQLKIKSPKYEERKIFSREEITKLYEKSSPLQLIILHLCYGCGLRRNEAAELKIKDIDLENCLLYIKKGKGKKRRVIPFTKQVQRDIKDFIFSTEIEERDSPTLGRQNRNVETENLLNITAERIYEEFKKLLKKAGLENQNFTLHCLRHTIATQLLEQGMELEKVRDFLGHECLGTTQIYTRIHGESQRIFRK, from the coding sequence ATGAATGAAGAATCAATCTTAAAATTTAGAATAGAATTACAGAATTTAGGCTATTGTGAAGCTGTTGTAAACTCTTATCCCAAGCAGATTAGATGGTTTTTAGATTACTGTAAAAAAGAAAAAGAAGACATCACTTCCAGGGATATTTTAGACTACCACAAAAGTTTAGAAACCACCAAAAGCCGGGTTACAAAATCCAATTTAAGCCAAAGTTCTATTGCAGGAAAAATGCGAAGTATAAGACTTTATTTTGATTATTTACAGAGAATTGGAGAGATAAAAATCAATCCCTACCAACTGAAAATAAAATCCCCTAAGTATGAAGAAAGGAAAATATTTAGTCGGGAAGAAATAACAAAATTATATGAAAAAAGCAGTCCCTTACAACTCATTATCCTGCATTTATGTTACGGTTGTGGATTGCGCCGGAATGAAGCCGCAGAACTAAAGATAAAGGATATCGATCTAGAAAATTGTCTGCTGTATATCAAAAAAGGAAAAGGCAAAAAAAGAAGAGTGATCCCATTTACAAAGCAGGTTCAGAGAGATATTAAAGATTTTATTTTTTCAACTGAAATCGAGGAACGAGATTCGCCGACTTTAGGGAGGCAAAATAGAAATGTAGAAACTGAAAATTTACTCAATATCACGGCTGAAAGAATCTACGAAGAATTTAAAAAACTCCTAAAAAAAGCAGGATTAGAAAATCAAAACTTTACGCTTCATTGTCTGCGACATACTATTGCTACACAGCTTTTAGAACAGGGAATGGAACTGGAGAAAGTAAGGGATTTTCTTGGCCATGAATGTCTGGGAACAACTCAAATTTATACAAGAATCCATGGAGAATCTCAAAGAATATTTAGAAAATAA
- a CDS encoding DUF6443 domain-containing protein has translation MKKTLTLFGLVMLSGFILAQVKSPATGLSTNENYVFTRTYLEAVTASSTVAKQSSSATYYDGLGRPKQNVLIKASPLGNDFVTPVVYDNFGRQVRDYLPIPQSSSTNGAIYQPNPTGNTAAFPGYSGEKIYTEKVLENSPLDRILQQTQVGNDWSVHPVKFGYETNVVAEVKKFTTATTWSSGVSVSVLTQSGDFGASQLYKNSVTDEDGNISIEFKNGQGQTLLVRKNNGSSNIDTYYVYNEYNQLAFVIPPKAAPQAISDHILNDLCYQYRYDGRGRLAEKKLPGKGWEYMVYDRQDRLVMAQDAKMRLDMQWLFTKYDLFSRVAYTGITTGSSRELEQTALDGKGSNNVMRTSAIGFNASGLGVYYDSNSANNYPNSIIELLSVNYYDTYPAGSPALPTSILGQPVLLQSSTTAIVSTKSLPTAGFVKNLKTNEWTKNFTWYDTKGRAIGTHSINHLGGYTKTETLLDFVGVPQQNVTYHKRNAGAAETLIKETFTYDAQNRLLGHKHQVNSQPEEILAQNTYNEIGQLEKKKVGGTSTAAPLQEIYYRYNIRGWLTGVNVNDDNTFQLGKLFNYKIGYNENLEKLVKTPYLADQSLSVAEKFNGNIATVTWKYNDVPNAEAKKYAYVYDSVNRLLAGFYYKQAGTQYDFTGEYNELLKYDANGNIDNLKRFSYQQYTAPYMIDDLNYSYEGNRALAIKDKTNNPEGYQGYGGTIGYDVNGNMENMVDKGITAIVYNILNLPTQVQVIQEVERMEVNTVYRADGTKVYKEATTIVGGILGDVITTDQTDYLDGFQYLATTVIRPHSPPDQEMRMAFNEKSGETSEDLAKGNGGQAVLQFVPTSEGFYDFTEKRYIYQYKDHLGNTRLSYAKNQFTQALDIIDKNDYFPFGLKHNNPGANITAGNRALKNYKYNGKELQETGMYDYGARMYMPDIGRWGVIDNKAEKYTTESPYNYALNNPIKFIDPDGNEVYCPSCKTAEDWANYRGYWENALEMTGQNMYTGLLNDNINVSFMDGNMSHPVVSINGQVQDLEDRSRLDVFGEFYTPIINISEVMITKGSSWLSRNVINPIKSLFSNGEAATEATTSSKASVLSANRQRGADFEKTTKTKLESTGSQVAEQVTVKAADGTKTRLDFVTKNGQGNINCIECKSSATAPLTPNQKTAFPQIQQTGGTVVGNNGAGIGLPNGTTIPPTPVQVVRP, from the coding sequence ATGAAAAAAACTTTAACCCTTTTTGGTTTGGTAATGCTGTCCGGATTTATCCTGGCTCAGGTAAAAAGCCCGGCAACAGGACTGTCTACTAATGAGAATTATGTTTTTACCAGAACCTATTTGGAAGCAGTTACGGCAAGCAGTACCGTCGCCAAGCAGTCCTCGTCGGCTACTTATTATGATGGATTGGGCAGGCCCAAACAAAATGTGCTTATAAAGGCCTCACCTTTGGGTAACGACTTTGTAACGCCTGTTGTATACGATAATTTTGGTCGGCAGGTTCGGGATTATTTACCGATTCCACAATCTTCCAGTACTAATGGAGCGATCTACCAACCTAATCCTACGGGTAATACCGCGGCCTTTCCTGGTTATAGCGGAGAAAAGATCTATACTGAAAAAGTTTTAGAAAACTCTCCTTTAGATCGAATCCTGCAGCAAACTCAGGTTGGAAATGATTGGTCTGTTCATCCCGTTAAGTTTGGCTATGAAACCAATGTTGTGGCAGAAGTAAAGAAATTCACTACAGCAACTACATGGAGTAGTGGTGTAAGCGTTTCGGTACTTACTCAGTCCGGCGATTTTGGAGCCTCACAACTTTATAAAAACAGTGTTACAGATGAAGACGGCAATATCAGTATTGAATTTAAGAACGGCCAGGGGCAAACGCTGTTGGTCCGAAAAAATAATGGCAGTAGCAATATAGACACTTATTATGTGTATAATGAATATAACCAGCTGGCTTTTGTAATTCCTCCTAAAGCAGCTCCACAGGCAATCTCGGATCATATATTAAATGATCTTTGCTATCAGTATCGCTACGACGGCAGAGGAAGACTGGCAGAAAAAAAACTGCCGGGTAAAGGCTGGGAGTATATGGTGTATGACCGTCAGGACCGCTTGGTAATGGCACAGGACGCGAAAATGAGATTAGATATGCAGTGGCTTTTTACCAAATATGATCTTTTTTCCAGAGTGGCATATACGGGAATTACTACAGGATCCTCCCGCGAACTGGAACAGACAGCTTTGGATGGGAAAGGAAGTAACAACGTAATGCGAACTTCAGCAATAGGTTTTAACGCCTCCGGCCTTGGGGTATATTATGATAGTAATTCCGCAAATAATTATCCTAACAGTATTATTGAACTACTTTCTGTAAATTATTATGATACCTATCCCGCAGGAAGTCCAGCCTTGCCCACAAGTATTTTGGGACAGCCCGTTCTTCTGCAAAGCTCGACTACAGCGATTGTCAGCACCAAGAGTTTGCCGACCGCAGGTTTTGTAAAAAATCTGAAAACTAATGAGTGGACGAAAAACTTCACCTGGTACGATACGAAAGGAAGAGCAATTGGCACACATTCTATTAATCATCTGGGAGGTTATACAAAAACAGAAACTTTACTCGATTTTGTGGGCGTCCCTCAGCAAAACGTTACCTATCATAAACGGAATGCTGGTGCGGCTGAAACACTTATCAAAGAGACCTTCACGTACGACGCACAAAACAGACTGTTGGGTCACAAGCATCAAGTGAACAGCCAACCAGAAGAAATTCTTGCGCAGAATACGTACAATGAGATTGGACAGTTAGAGAAGAAAAAAGTAGGGGGCACCAGTACTGCTGCACCGCTACAGGAAATTTACTATCGTTATAATATCCGGGGATGGTTGACAGGTGTCAATGTGAATGATGACAACACTTTCCAACTTGGCAAACTGTTCAATTATAAAATTGGGTACAATGAGAATTTGGAAAAATTAGTAAAGACACCTTATTTAGCGGACCAGTCACTATCCGTGGCAGAAAAGTTTAATGGTAACATTGCTACCGTAACCTGGAAGTACAATGATGTTCCTAATGCGGAAGCAAAAAAGTATGCTTATGTTTATGATTCAGTGAACAGACTGTTGGCGGGATTTTATTATAAGCAGGCAGGGACTCAGTATGATTTTACTGGAGAATATAATGAACTGTTAAAATATGATGCTAATGGCAATATCGATAATTTGAAGCGGTTTTCCTATCAGCAGTATACAGCGCCTTATATGATCGATGATTTAAACTATAGCTATGAGGGAAACAGAGCGCTGGCTATTAAGGATAAGACCAACAATCCTGAAGGTTATCAGGGATATGGAGGGACCATTGGCTACGATGTCAATGGCAACATGGAAAACATGGTTGATAAAGGTATTACTGCAATAGTGTATAATATTTTAAACTTACCTACGCAGGTTCAAGTTATCCAAGAAGTAGAGCGAATGGAAGTTAACACGGTCTATCGCGCGGATGGAACAAAAGTATATAAAGAGGCTACCACGATAGTGGGGGGTATACTAGGGGACGTTATTACGACTGATCAAACCGATTATTTGGATGGATTTCAATATTTGGCCACTACAGTTATACGGCCGCATTCACCTCCCGACCAGGAGATGAGAATGGCGTTTAATGAAAAGTCTGGAGAAACGTCTGAGGATTTGGCTAAAGGAAATGGTGGACAAGCGGTCTTACAGTTTGTGCCCACTTCCGAAGGATTTTATGATTTCACAGAAAAGAGGTATATTTACCAGTACAAAGATCATCTGGGCAACACGCGACTGAGTTATGCCAAAAACCAGTTCACGCAAGCTCTTGACATAATAGATAAAAATGACTACTTCCCGTTTGGCCTGAAGCACAATAATCCAGGTGCCAATATAACTGCCGGCAATAGGGCACTTAAGAATTACAAGTATAATGGGAAGGAACTCCAAGAGACCGGAATGTACGATTATGGCGCAAGGATGTATATGCCGGATATCGGAAGATGGGGCGTAATTGATAATAAAGCGGAAAAATACACTACAGAATCTCCATATAATTATGCTCTCAATAATCCTATAAAATTTATTGATCCAGACGGAAACGAAGTTTATTGCCCAAGTTGTAAAACAGCAGAAGATTGGGCTAATTATAGAGGTTATTGGGAGAATGCTTTAGAGATGACAGGTCAGAATATGTATACCGGCCTACTGAATGACAATATCAATGTTTCTTTTATGGATGGCAATATGAGTCATCCTGTTGTAAGTATAAATGGACAAGTTCAGGATTTAGAGGATAGAAGTAGATTGGATGTTTTTGGTGAATTTTATACACCAATTATCAATATTTCTGAGGTAATGATAACGAAAGGTAGTAGTTGGTTATCAAGAAATGTTATTAATCCTATAAAATCTTTATTCTCTAATGGAGAAGCAGCTACCGAAGCTACTACTTCCTCAAAAGCAAGTGTGTTAAGTGCAAACCGTCAACGAGGAGCAGATTTTGAAAAGACGACAAAAACAAAACTTGAATCTACTGGAAGTCAAGTTGCAGAACAAGTAACTGTCAAAGCTGCTGACGGAACAAAAACAAGATTAGATTTTGTTACTAAAAATGGACAAGGAAATATTAATTGTATTGAATGTAAATCATCAGCAACAGCACCGCTCACACCAAATCAAAAAACGGCATTTCCTCAAATCCAACAAACAGGAGGAACAGTAGTAGGAAATAATGGAGCTGGAATAGGATTACCTAACGGTACTACAATTCCACCCACTCCTGTTCAAGTAGTTAGACCATAA
- a CDS encoding T9SS type A sorting domain-containing protein yields MKNIYLGFFAFFGVGVFSAQQVVWQKDFATASQDFLSQVSTSPDGQLLISGSSIQSSTPGSAGKSVTNAGFDYHVVKLNQQGRVNWEKYFSGDKHDYLAATAPTTEGGFLLAGTSYSSYGKDKKEQSFGGSDIWLIKINEEGEEEWQKTIGTSKNEVAKAVIQSRDLGYFIAGDISGASAGFGEQDAIILKLDKSGKLISQLIFGGAGTDEVQDIISTNDGGVLVGLYSRSGQSFLSAANSDFTEKSSAVKAVAKSTDNYGEGDYWVVKFSKEGAIQWQKNLGGKDDDRLKTLSVFEHGFLIGGESHSSRSGNKQTSNKEGVDLWFVALNEDGEELWQKSYSLGNKDVLMSQNMLSEAGGQKTKGFLIGGYTKADQRIKQDEETFWMLYLDANGDEVWRKHIEGKSKNQEERLVDVKLQNDGSYILAGTSTPEIGQEAWKIMKLADKEVERLMEQQELKIYPNPVEDYCYVEIGLNFTKDAEITLHDMSGRQLQMITTKNKVTKMNTQNLIQGAYLVTIKTDTNKTANSKLIKK; encoded by the coding sequence ATGAAAAACATTTACCTCGGCTTCTTCGCTTTTTTTGGTGTTGGAGTGTTTTCCGCACAGCAAGTTGTTTGGCAAAAAGACTTTGCCACCGCCAGTCAGGATTTCCTGTCTCAAGTTTCCACAAGTCCCGATGGTCAGCTTCTAATCTCCGGCAGTTCGATCCAATCGTCCACTCCTGGTTCTGCGGGAAAATCCGTGACAAATGCTGGATTTGATTACCATGTGGTGAAACTGAACCAACAGGGAAGAGTGAATTGGGAGAAATATTTTTCTGGTGACAAACATGATTATCTAGCCGCTACTGCTCCAACAACAGAAGGTGGATTCTTATTGGCTGGCACCTCCTATTCCAGCTATGGCAAAGATAAGAAAGAGCAAAGCTTTGGAGGATCCGATATCTGGTTGATAAAAATAAATGAGGAGGGTGAAGAAGAGTGGCAAAAAACGATAGGAACTTCCAAAAATGAAGTTGCGAAGGCAGTGATTCAGTCGAGGGATTTGGGTTATTTTATCGCAGGAGACATTAGTGGAGCCTCCGCAGGATTTGGAGAACAGGATGCTATTATATTAAAATTAGACAAATCAGGTAAGTTAATTTCACAACTAATCTTCGGAGGAGCGGGTACCGATGAGGTGCAGGACATAATATCCACTAATGATGGGGGAGTGCTAGTCGGCTTATATTCCCGAAGTGGACAATCTTTTTTATCAGCAGCAAACAGTGACTTTACAGAAAAATCTTCCGCAGTAAAGGCGGTAGCCAAATCAACTGATAATTACGGAGAAGGAGATTATTGGGTGGTAAAATTCAGTAAGGAAGGAGCAATACAGTGGCAGAAAAACTTAGGTGGTAAAGATGATGACCGTTTAAAAACACTCTCCGTTTTTGAGCATGGATTTTTAATAGGTGGTGAAAGTCATTCCTCCAGATCCGGAAATAAGCAGACTTCTAATAAAGAAGGTGTGGATTTGTGGTTTGTCGCTCTGAATGAAGATGGGGAAGAATTATGGCAAAAATCTTATTCCCTTGGAAATAAAGATGTGTTAATGAGTCAAAATATGTTGAGTGAAGCAGGAGGTCAAAAAACAAAAGGTTTTTTAATTGGTGGCTACACAAAGGCTGATCAACGAATTAAACAGGATGAAGAGACTTTTTGGATGTTGTATCTGGATGCAAATGGAGATGAAGTTTGGCGCAAACATATTGAAGGGAAGTCGAAAAATCAAGAGGAACGATTAGTTGATGTAAAGTTGCAAAACGATGGCTCCTATATATTGGCGGGAACTTCCACACCCGAAATAGGACAGGAAGCCTGGAAAATAATGAAACTGGCGGATAAAGAGGTGGAGCGATTAATGGAACAGCAGGAACTAAAAATATATCCAAATCCTGTAGAAGATTATTGTTATGTGGAGATCGGATTAAACTTTACAAAAGATGCGGAGATCACCCTACATGATATGAGTGGACGACAGCTGCAAATGATAACAACCAAGAATAAGGTGACTAAAATGAATACACAGAATCTTATCCAGGGAGCTTATCTTGTGACGATAAAAACAGATACAAATAAAACTGCTAACTCTAAATTAATTAAGAAATAG